Part of the Propionimicrobium sp. PCR01-08-3 genome, CATGGCCGCTGTCAATGCCACCACGTTCGGATGCGAATCGCCGAGCTCCATCATCTGCTGGGCAAAAGCATCCGTCCAGGTTGTCTGCACGGCCGTGCTGATGGGCTCGCCGGTGACCTCGTCGATATGGCCGACCGAGTGAAAGTGGTCGGCCTCGTTGAGCTCCGCTGCCCTGAAACCGTGACCCTTCTTGGTGATGGCGTGCACGATCACGGGCCCACCGAACCCTTTGGCCAATTCGAGTGCCTGCAACAGTGAATCGAAATCGTGACCGTCGATCGGTCCAAGATATTTCAACCCGAGATCGCTGAACATCTCCTGGGGCGCGAGCATGTCCTTGAGGCCGGATTTCATGCCGTGCAGCACGTCGTAAGCCGTCCGCCCGAACGGCGCCCGTCTCATCTGAGTCTTGATGGTCTCCAGGGTCTGTTCATAGCGCGGGTCGGTGCGAATTGCCGAGAGCTGTCGGGACAGCCCACCGACGGTCGGAGAGTACGAGCGTCCGTTATCGTTCACGACGATCACCAACGGCAGATCGTCGGAGATCGCGATGTTATTGAGTGCCTCCCAGGCCATGCCGCCGGTCAGCGCACCGTCACCGACCACCGCAACCACCGTTCGATCACGTTGACCGCGGAGTTTGAAGCCATGGGCGAGCCCTTCGGCCCAGCTCAACGCAGTGGACGCGTGCGAGTTCTCCACCCAGTCGTGCTCGGATTCAGCGCGGCTCGGGTAACCCGACAACCCGCCCTTTTGCCGTAACGAGGTGAAATCTGCGCTGCGGCCGGTGAGAATCTTATGCACGTAGCTCTGATGGCCGGTATCGAAAACGATCGGATCATGCGGCGAATCGAACACCGTATGCAGCGCAATCGTCAGTTCGACCACTCCGAGATTGGGACCGAGGTGACCGCCGGTACGACTGACATTGGAGATCAAAAACTGTCTGATCTCCGCAGCAAGCTCGTCCAACTGCGGACGCTTCAGGTGGCGGAGATCACTCGGTTGACTGATCGAATCCAACAAGGCCATATGTCCGAGGTTACCGTTTTACCCTGATCGGTTCACTACGCCGGGCGGCCATAATCGGTTTTCGTCCGTGCGATCTCGGTCGTTCTTTGATCAAGTCTCGCCTGCACGAATGAAGATACCTGCGCGAGGGCGGGCCGGGCGGCAAGGCTCGATCAATTCCTGACCGCGCGGATGAATACCTTGCCCCGCAACGCTTCTTCCACCAACGCAATCGCCTTGCGAACCGTCAGCAGACGCAGCTCTTCGGCCTCGTCGTCCAGCAGGCTCGGTTGGTCGCTTTCGAGACCCTTCCGCAACTCACAAAGGTCGCTTTCGACATTATCGGCGGCAAACCGCGCCAAGAGCGTCGGATGTCTTGTCAATGTCGGGTACTCCCGGTATTCGCTCGGGCATGATTCGAGCA contains:
- the dxs gene encoding 1-deoxy-D-xylulose-5-phosphate synthase, with translation MALLDSISQPSDLRHLKRPQLDELAAEIRQFLISNVSRTGGHLGPNLGVVELTIALHTVFDSPHDPIVFDTGHQSYVHKILTGRSADFTSLRQKGGLSGYPSRAESEHDWVENSHASTALSWAEGLAHGFKLRGQRDRTVVAVVGDGALTGGMAWEALNNIAISDDLPLVIVVNDNGRSYSPTVGGLSRQLSAIRTDPRYEQTLETIKTQMRRAPFGRTAYDVLHGMKSGLKDMLAPQEMFSDLGLKYLGPIDGHDFDSLLQALELAKGFGGPVIVHAITKKGHGFRAAELNEADHFHSVGHIDEVTGEPISTAVQTTWTDAFAQQMMELGDSHPNVVALTAAMLHPVGLTRFAAAFPERTFDVGIAEQHAMTMSAGLARAGLHPVFAVYSTFLNRAFDQLLMDVGLHQLGVTIVLDRAGVTGPDGPSHNGVWDVSIAGIVPGLMLASPRDEPRLAEALRMAVEVDDAPTVIRYSKEKLPDPIPAVSRRDGIDLLSVDEGAEVLVVAWGAMCSRALKVAELLRAQGITVTVVDPVWGLPVSDALVEMTRDHRLVVTLEDNLVVGGLGSHLELAVDAAGIEVPMRQFGVPQRYLEPASRGEVLEAIGLTPQSVAREITETISSFTPADSSVRTPEFDLR